In the Pseudanabaena sp. PCC 7367 genome, one interval contains:
- the uvrC gene encoding excinuclease ABC subunit UvrC, with amino-acid sequence MSLLENREKLETRLKEIPQEPGVYFMRNRDDQVLYIGKSKSLRSRVRSYFRSAQDLSPRIAMMVKLVAEIEFIVTDTEAEALALEANLIKQYQPYYNVLLKDDKKYPYICITWSEQYPRVFVTRKRRARSAKDRFYGPYVDSRSLYRTIAIIKRAFPLRQRPKPVFKDRPCLNYDMGLCPGVCQELVTPAEYRQTMQKVAMIFQGRTGELIETLTGKMEAASERLDFERAAHIRDQIYTLQNLGADQKVSLPDDTISRDAIALARDENHACIQLFQIRAGRLIGRLAFIADSNSDAPEMILQRALESHYHACEDVEIPNEIHTQYDLPEADVLAAWLSNRKRKKVRIASPQRQVKAELVEMVERNANYELARIKKQSDRNLQSLEGLTEILGLGDLPHRIEGYDISHIQGSDAVASQVVFIDGIPAKQHYRHYRIKNPAVRSGRSDDFASLAEVIARRFHPSKSKDDYPDLVMIDGGKGQLSAVMTVLTKLGLVNELNVVSLAKKREEIFQPEQTKPIDVDPEHPGVQLLRRLRDEAHRFAVSFHRQKRSQRMQQSHLDHIPGLGHHRQKQLLEKFHSVEYIRQASTAQIAETPGIGGKLAQEIYDHFHPYGQSESN; translated from the coding sequence TTGAGTCTGCTGGAAAACCGCGAAAAACTAGAAACAAGGCTGAAGGAAATCCCCCAGGAGCCAGGGGTCTATTTCATGCGCAATCGTGATGACCAGGTGCTTTACATTGGCAAGTCAAAAAGTTTGCGATCGCGGGTGCGTTCCTATTTCCGCAGCGCTCAGGATCTATCGCCCCGCATTGCGATGATGGTGAAGCTGGTGGCAGAGATCGAGTTTATTGTCACTGACACCGAAGCGGAAGCGCTGGCACTGGAAGCGAATTTAATCAAGCAGTATCAGCCCTATTACAATGTGCTGCTCAAGGACGATAAAAAATATCCCTACATCTGTATTACCTGGTCGGAGCAATATCCGCGCGTATTTGTGACTCGCAAGCGCCGCGCCCGATCGGCCAAAGATCGCTTCTATGGCCCCTATGTGGATTCACGATCGCTCTATCGCACCATTGCTATCATCAAGCGGGCTTTTCCATTGCGGCAACGACCAAAGCCAGTATTTAAGGATCGCCCCTGCCTCAACTATGACATGGGCTTATGTCCGGGCGTATGCCAGGAATTGGTGACCCCGGCGGAATATCGCCAGACCATGCAAAAGGTGGCGATGATTTTCCAGGGTCGGACTGGTGAATTAATTGAAACCCTGACGGGCAAGATGGAGGCCGCCTCCGAGCGACTGGATTTTGAGCGGGCTGCCCATATCCGCGATCAGATCTATACGCTCCAGAATCTCGGTGCTGATCAAAAGGTTTCATTGCCCGATGATACAATCTCGCGCGATGCGATCGCCCTGGCCAGAGACGAGAACCACGCCTGCATTCAACTGTTTCAGATTCGGGCTGGCAGGTTAATTGGCCGATTGGCATTCATCGCCGATAGTAATAGCGATGCACCGGAAATGATTTTGCAACGGGCGCTGGAATCCCACTACCATGCTTGCGAGGATGTGGAAATCCCCAATGAGATCCATACCCAATATGATCTACCGGAAGCAGATGTATTGGCGGCCTGGCTGAGCAATCGCAAACGCAAAAAGGTGCGGATCGCCTCGCCGCAACGCCAGGTCAAGGCTGAATTGGTCGAAATGGTGGAGCGCAATGCTAACTATGAACTGGCCAGAATTAAAAAACAAAGCGATCGTAACTTGCAAAGTTTGGAAGGCTTGACCGAAATCCTGGGGCTGGGCGATTTACCCCACCGGATCGAGGGTTATGATATTTCGCACATTCAGGGTTCCGATGCGGTGGCCAGCCAGGTGGTTTTTATTGATGGTATTCCGGCCAAGCAGCATTATCGTCACTATCGGATTAAAAATCCGGCGGTGCGATCGGGGCGTTCCGATGATTTTGCCAGTTTGGCGGAAGTGATCGCGCGGCGGTTTCATCCCAGTAAATCTAAAGATGATTATCCTGACCTGGTGATGATCGATGGCGGCAAGGGGCAACTCTCTGCCGTAATGACTGTATTAACCAAACTGGGGCTGGTCAACGAATTGAATGTGGTGAGCTTGGCCAAGAAACGCGAGGAAATCTTTCAGCCGGAGCAAACCAAGCCGATCGATGTTGATCCAGAGCATCCCGGCGTGCAATTACTCAGACGACTAAGGGATGAGGCACACCGCTTCGCGGTTTCGTTCCATCGCCAAAAACGTAGCCAACGGATGCAGCAATCGCACCTGGATCATATTCCTGGCCTGGGGCATCATCGCCAGAAACAATTACTGGAGAAATTTCACTCGGTGGAATATATCCGTCAGGCCAGCACCGCCCAGATCGCCGAAACTCCCGGCATTGGTGGCAAATTAGCACAGGAGATCTATGATCATTTTCATCCCTATGGCCAGAGTGAGTCTAATTAA
- a CDS encoding serine/threonine protein kinase — MLQSAQVLKDRYQLEQPLGQNAGRQTWLAFDLEAEEQVVVKLLTFGGDVQWDDLKLFEREAQVLQQLDHPCIPKYRDYFSIDDRALWFGLVQDYIPGDSLKDLLMQGKKFSEAEVKQIAIEILEILIYLHELNPTVLHRDIKPSNIIYGADQKVYLVDFGAVQDKASAEGKTFTVVGTYGYAPIEQFGGRAVPASDLYALGATLIHLLTGISPAELPQDDMRIEFKDRTSCDRRLSSWIEALTEPSLKKRPENARAAIEALRSGRAIVRNDFKVEKPANSRIRLHQHQDNLIIKLPGPKKSSLEWIGTLFSLLALVFSCLVTGLISIVVLGTTFTGIFKGNAFVILFPLLFTIFGFLAIGCTIWLVEKIISDFGRERIMIDDTGGFIIKRHLFGFKRVKSQSNLPITSVHQGLALNRNHAPKSVIYLNTVIDRYSFAVGLTSAECMWLEQEIKEFLGLK; from the coding sequence ATGTTGCAATCAGCCCAAGTCCTGAAAGATCGCTACCAACTCGAACAACCACTAGGGCAAAATGCCGGACGACAAACCTGGCTAGCTTTTGATCTTGAAGCTGAAGAACAAGTCGTGGTCAAACTGCTCACCTTTGGTGGTGATGTGCAGTGGGACGATTTGAAGCTATTTGAGCGTGAGGCGCAGGTGCTGCAACAGCTCGATCACCCTTGCATCCCTAAATATCGGGATTATTTTTCGATCGACGATCGCGCCCTCTGGTTTGGCCTGGTGCAGGACTATATCCCTGGTGATTCGCTTAAGGATTTGCTCATGCAGGGTAAAAAGTTCAGTGAGGCGGAGGTGAAGCAAATTGCGATCGAAATCCTGGAAATCCTGATCTATCTCCATGAACTCAATCCAACCGTGCTGCATCGGGACATCAAGCCCAGCAATATTATTTATGGCGCAGATCAAAAAGTTTATCTAGTGGACTTTGGTGCAGTCCAAGACAAAGCCTCCGCCGAGGGTAAAACCTTTACGGTGGTGGGAACCTATGGCTATGCACCGATCGAACAGTTTGGGGGTCGCGCTGTTCCCGCTTCGGATCTATATGCTCTGGGGGCAACGCTGATCCATTTGCTGACGGGCATTTCCCCGGCAGAGTTACCCCAGGATGACATGCGGATCGAGTTTAAGGATCGCACCAGTTGCGATCGCAGGTTAAGCTCTTGGATTGAAGCACTCACGGAGCCATCACTCAAAAAACGACCAGAAAATGCCAGGGCAGCGATCGAGGCGTTGCGATCGGGTAGGGCGATCGTTAGAAATGATTTCAAAGTAGAAAAGCCAGCAAATAGCAGAATCCGCCTCCATCAACATCAGGATAATTTGATTATCAAGCTACCAGGCCCAAAGAAATCCTCTCTTGAGTGGATTGGGACTCTATTTTCTCTCTTGGCTCTTGTTTTTTCATGCCTGGTTACTGGCTTGATCAGCATAGTAGTACTTGGAACTACCTTTACTGGAATTTTTAAAGGTAATGCTTTTGTTATTCTCTTCCCTTTGCTTTTCACTATATTTGGCTTTTTAGCAATTGGATGCACCATATGGTTGGTTGAAAAAATAATCTCTGACTTTGGCCGCGAGCGAATTATGATCGATGACACTGGCGGATTTATAATCAAAAGACATCTATTTGGCTTCAAGCGAGTTAAAAGCCAGAGTAATTTGCCAATTACGTCAGTGCATCAGGGTTTAGCCCTGAATCGCAACCATGCCCCTAAATCAGTAATTTATTTGAATACCGTAATCGATCGCTACTCCTTTGCCGTTGGTCTAACCAGCGCTGAATGCATGTGGCTAGAACAAGAAATAAAAGAATTTCTCGGCCTCAAATAG
- a CDS encoding ABC transporter ATP-binding protein, whose amino-acid sequence MNSESPSNLDPLDPAAISTNAIAVENLNFSWKANQVVLCDCSLTVPKGEFWMLLGTNGSGKSTLLKILAGLLEKESGTVEVAGKVGYVFQNPDHQLVMPTVGADVAFGLVDEDISYLHTRMRVERSLRDVGLGNFQRRPIYTLSGGQKQRVALAGALARNSEILLLDEPTALLDRDRQSELVETVRKLVKENHLTALWVTHRLDELDFADGAFLLQDGKVVDRGDPIRLKQLLKQKVT is encoded by the coding sequence ATGAATTCAGAATCGCCGTCTAATCTAGATCCTCTAGATCCAGCCGCTATCTCTACCAATGCGATCGCGGTGGAAAATTTGAATTTCAGTTGGAAGGCTAATCAAGTCGTATTATGCGATTGCAGCCTTACTGTACCCAAGGGTGAATTTTGGATGCTGTTGGGTACAAACGGCAGTGGCAAGTCTACTTTGCTTAAAATTTTGGCGGGTCTGCTGGAAAAAGAATCTGGCACCGTGGAAGTTGCTGGCAAGGTTGGCTATGTGTTCCAAAACCCCGATCACCAGTTGGTAATGCCCACTGTCGGTGCAGATGTGGCTTTTGGTCTGGTGGATGAAGATATTTCCTATTTGCATACTCGCATGCGGGTGGAGCGATCGCTGCGCGACGTGGGGCTGGGCAATTTTCAACGTCGCCCAATCTATACCCTCAGTGGTGGCCAAAAACAGCGGGTGGCATTGGCTGGAGCCCTGGCGCGCAATTCTGAAATCCTGTTGCTGGATGAACCAACTGCCCTATTGGACCGCGATCGCCAATCGGAACTAGTAGAAACAGTCAGAAAATTAGTCAAAGAAAATCATTTAACTGCCCTGTGGGTAACCCATCGCCTAGATGAGCTTGACTTTGCCGATGGTGCTTTTTTACTCCAGGATGGCAAGGTAGTCGATCGGGGTGATCCAATCAGGCTTAAGCAATTATTAAAGCAAAAGGTCACTTAG
- a CDS encoding HhoA/HhoB/HtrA family serine endopeptidase, giving the protein MSFLNQNPEQSEQKDQDQANSKPNFSLVINWLRQVFVYSIVTLVSVAIVVTIVLDLPFSLYVNVPIQTNHATDRVLNNALGLTARSQLIPEPIASNNRENFVTAAVKKVGPAVVRIDTERTIATQAPDIFSDDPLFRRFFGKDFFPERPQMPREFRQHGQGSGIVIKPDGTILTNAHVIDGADDVEVKLRDGRTFRGKVLGLDVVTDIAVVKIDGTDLPVAPIGSAENLQVGDWAIALGNPLGLDNTVTLGIISTLSRPSNQVGIADKRIDFIQTDAAINPGNSGGPLLNQNGEVIGINTAIRPDAQGIGFAIPIDKAVAIETKLAQGKTISHPYIGVSMVTVTPDLIADLERDPNAPRIEPGTEGVFVTRVMRDSPAAIAGLKLGDVITRIKGQKVTNTGQVQKLVENSRVNQPLRIVVKRGSSNLTLTVKPQELQTANLR; this is encoded by the coding sequence ATGTCATTCCTAAACCAAAATCCTGAACAATCTGAGCAAAAAGATCAAGATCAAGCCAACTCTAAGCCCAATTTTAGTTTGGTTATTAACTGGTTGCGCCAAGTCTTTGTCTACAGCATCGTGACATTAGTAAGCGTGGCGATCGTTGTGACGATTGTGCTGGATTTGCCATTTTCGTTGTATGTGAATGTGCCAATCCAGACTAATCATGCAACCGATCGAGTCTTAAATAATGCATTGGGTTTAACTGCCCGATCGCAACTCATTCCAGAACCGATCGCCAGCAATAACCGCGAGAATTTTGTCACAGCGGCGGTTAAGAAAGTCGGCCCAGCAGTGGTAAGGATCGATACAGAGCGCACGATCGCTACTCAGGCTCCAGATATATTTTCCGATGATCCCCTTTTTCGGCGTTTTTTTGGCAAAGATTTCTTCCCAGAGCGACCGCAAATGCCGCGAGAATTTCGGCAGCATGGCCAGGGCTCTGGGATTGTGATCAAGCCCGATGGCACGATCCTGACTAATGCCCATGTGATCGATGGAGCCGACGACGTGGAAGTGAAGCTGCGCGATGGCCGCACTTTCAGGGGCAAAGTATTAGGCTTGGATGTGGTGACTGATATTGCCGTAGTCAAAATTGATGGCACTGATTTGCCGGTTGCGCCGATCGGCTCGGCGGAGAATTTGCAAGTAGGCGATTGGGCGATCGCGCTGGGTAATCCCCTTGGCCTGGATAATACTGTCACCCTGGGTATTATTAGCACCCTGAGCCGCCCCAGTAATCAGGTGGGGATTGCCGACAAGCGTATAGATTTTATTCAAACCGATGCGGCGATCAATCCTGGTAATTCCGGTGGCCCGTTGCTCAATCAAAATGGCGAAGTAATTGGTATCAATACGGCAATTCGTCCCGATGCACAGGGGATCGGGTTTGCGATTCCGATCGATAAGGCGGTGGCGATCGAAACTAAGCTGGCTCAGGGTAAAACTATTTCCCATCCCTACATTGGCGTTAGTATGGTGACAGTTACGCCTGATCTGATTGCTGACCTGGAGCGCGATCCCAATGCCCCCAGAATCGAACCGGGTACAGAGGGAGTGTTTGTGACGCGGGTAATGCGGGATAGTCCGGCGGCGATCGCTGGCCTGAAGCTGGGCGACGTGATCACCAGGATTAAGGGGCAAAAAGTTACTAATACAGGGCAGGTACAGAAGCTAGTAGAGAATAGCCGGGTTAATCAGCCTTTGCGAATTGTGGTCAAGCGTGGCAGCAGTAATCTTACTCTGACGGTTAAACCGCAAGAATTGCAAACCGCTAACCTACGCTAA
- a CDS encoding MarC family protein has protein sequence MLQPLLNHAIGTMIALIPIANPIGAIPIFYTLTTDYQNFERGKQARSTAINVAGILVAFFLAGKFILQFFGISLGVLQIAGGLIVAHTAWEMVTTKQRLKEHEHQEALEKEDISFTPMAMPMISGPGAIGVVIGLSERAKGWQEISGSMAGLVLFGLVTYLLLALGQPLIKALGKNGLGALNRVMGFFVLAIAVQLVTNGVLAIVKEAAPKLLH, from the coding sequence ATGTTACAGCCCCTGCTTAACCATGCGATCGGTACAATGATCGCCCTGATTCCGATCGCCAACCCCATTGGCGCGATCCCTATTTTTTATACCCTCACCACCGACTACCAAAATTTTGAACGGGGCAAGCAGGCCAGATCTACGGCGATCAATGTGGCTGGGATTCTGGTGGCATTTTTTCTGGCAGGTAAATTTATTTTGCAGTTTTTTGGTATTTCCCTGGGGGTGCTGCAAATAGCAGGTGGATTAATTGTGGCGCATACTGCCTGGGAGATGGTAACTACCAAGCAACGCTTAAAAGAGCATGAACATCAAGAAGCACTTGAAAAGGAAGATATTTCCTTTACGCCAATGGCAATGCCGATGATCAGTGGGCCTGGTGCGATCGGTGTGGTGATTGGCCTATCAGAACGGGCTAAGGGTTGGCAGGAAATTTCTGGCAGTATGGCCGGATTAGTTTTATTTGGTTTAGTAACTTACTTGCTGCTGGCGCTGGGGCAACCATTGATTAAAGCATTGGGCAAAAATGGCCTGGGAGCCCTGAATCGAGTGATGGGATTTTTTGTACTGGCGATCGCAGTGCAATTGGTCACCAATGGCGTATTGGCGATTGTCAAAGAAGCTGCACCTAAGCTATTACATTAG
- the gcvT gene encoding glycine cleavage system aminomethyltransferase GcvT, whose product MTNLNRTPLYDLHLAAGARMVEFGGWEMPVQYSGIIAEHQAVRSQTGVFDVSHMGKFEFRGDRILETLQKLVPSNLARLVPGRAQYTVLLNESGGIIDDVIFYCHSLTLGNEHWSVIVNASTTEKDKTWILKQLTNSSVELIDNSPTQILLAIQGATAEQSLQSLAEADLSKLKRFRHLSTEILGQKVFIARTGYTGEDGFEVLIDIETGKQLWQELLAAGVVPCGLGCRDTLRLEAGLHLYGQDMNDETTPLEADLSWLMHMNQKGDFIGRSRLEAQLKEGLPRKLVAIEMEGRNIARHDYPILINGKTVGIITSGTMSPTLGKAIALGYVPTEFTKVGQKIQVQIRNKQAEGKLVDRPFYKP is encoded by the coding sequence ATGACCAACCTAAACCGTACCCCCCTATATGACCTCCACCTGGCAGCAGGCGCACGCATGGTTGAATTTGGGGGTTGGGAAATGCCAGTGCAATACAGTGGAATTATTGCTGAACATCAGGCAGTGCGATCGCAAACTGGGGTGTTTGACGTGTCGCACATGGGGAAATTTGAGTTTCGGGGCGATCGGATTCTAGAAACCTTGCAAAAGCTGGTTCCCTCTAACCTGGCTAGGCTAGTCCCAGGCAGAGCCCAATATACAGTGTTGCTAAATGAATCAGGTGGGATCATTGATGATGTGATTTTTTATTGCCACAGTCTGACTCTGGGTAATGAGCATTGGTCAGTGATCGTCAATGCTTCTACTACTGAAAAAGATAAAACCTGGATCTTAAAGCAATTGACCAACTCAAGCGTTGAGCTGATCGATAATTCACCCACCCAGATCCTGTTGGCGATCCAGGGAGCCACCGCTGAGCAATCGTTACAGAGCTTGGCCGAAGCAGACTTAAGCAAACTAAAGCGATTCCGCCATCTCAGCACCGAGATTTTGGGTCAGAAGGTGTTTATTGCTCGCACTGGCTACACTGGCGAGGATGGCTTTGAAGTGTTGATCGACATCGAAACTGGCAAACAACTCTGGCAAGAATTATTAGCGGCGGGGGTAGTGCCCTGTGGGCTTGGCTGCCGTGACACCTTGCGCTTAGAGGCTGGCTTGCATCTCTATGGCCAGGACATGAACGACGAAACTACGCCCCTGGAAGCGGATCTAAGCTGGCTGATGCATATGAATCAGAAAGGTGATTTCATTGGCCGATCGCGTCTGGAAGCGCAACTAAAAGAGGGTTTGCCCCGTAAGCTAGTGGCGATCGAGATGGAAGGGCGCAACATTGCCCGCCATGACTATCCAATTTTAATCAATGGCAAAACAGTGGGAATTATTACCAGTGGTACGATGTCGCCCACATTGGGTAAGGCGATCGCCCTGGGCTATGTGCCAACTGAGTTTACCAAGGTTGGCCAAAAAATCCAGGTGCAAATTCGCAACAAGCAGGCTGAGGGAAAATTAGTCGATCGACCTTTCTATAAGCCTTAG
- a CDS encoding AI-2E family transporter, giving the protein MGNHSKQQIERFVRLAIVTAISIFLLYKLQRTVRLMLISLFLAAAIAPLVDQMQKYRIPRIWAVAIIYAVILVMAILTIAPAPQLINEMGVFLTRLPELLQKIEIPNLPLVGNDAQSVILLLEQQLAELGKELAGQTVDFTFRLVNTLGIALMSLAIAAYMAINAESLFKRILAPFQPEIRAQMYELIPPISRCVSSYVIGKIGTSALLGFCTYLVLSFLEIQFAGSLGLLLAVLNLIPFFGPSIALVAMMIVSWSAGMGKVALVVSTSFLMQQTEAFILQPWLVGPYLNLNPFELLLSIIVGIELFGLVGTLIAPPIAGISRIIFEHVYQHRYLQPELNNPGNGSVETEADTEPDTEPDPGAHIDIKPDIKPDIKPNTSGKVNPDVGSNPNVRHNQLKSARSPSKPSNHMPESGHDDRQD; this is encoded by the coding sequence GTGGGCAACCATAGCAAGCAACAAATTGAACGCTTTGTGCGGCTGGCGATCGTTACGGCCATCAGCATATTTTTACTTTATAAATTGCAACGCACCGTCAGGCTAATGTTGATTAGCTTGTTTTTGGCGGCAGCGATCGCACCATTGGTTGATCAGATGCAAAAATACCGGATTCCGCGCATCTGGGCAGTGGCGATCATCTATGCAGTAATTTTGGTAATGGCGATCCTGACGATCGCGCCCGCGCCCCAGTTGATCAACGAAATGGGGGTATTCTTAACTCGATTGCCGGAACTATTGCAAAAAATTGAAATCCCTAATTTACCGCTGGTTGGCAATGATGCCCAGAGCGTGATTCTGCTGCTAGAGCAACAATTAGCTGAATTGGGCAAAGAACTGGCAGGTCAAACCGTTGATTTCACCTTCCGGCTGGTTAATACCTTGGGGATTGCATTGATGTCTTTGGCGATCGCTGCTTATATGGCGATCAACGCAGAGAGTTTATTTAAGCGAATTTTAGCGCCCTTCCAACCTGAGATTCGCGCCCAGATGTATGAATTGATCCCACCGATCTCCCGCTGTGTCAGTTCCTATGTAATCGGTAAAATTGGTACTTCTGCCCTGCTAGGATTCTGCACTTATTTGGTGCTGAGTTTCCTGGAAATTCAATTTGCCGGATCTCTGGGCTTGCTGTTGGCGGTCTTGAATTTGATTCCTTTCTTTGGCCCCTCGATCGCCCTGGTGGCAATGATGATCGTCTCCTGGAGTGCCGGCATGGGAAAGGTTGCCTTGGTGGTAAGCACTTCGTTTTTGATGCAGCAAACCGAGGCATTTATTTTACAACCCTGGTTGGTGGGGCCCTATCTCAACCTCAACCCGTTTGAGTTGTTGCTGTCTATAATTGTAGGCATAGAGTTGTTTGGTCTGGTTGGCACTCTGATCGCCCCGCCGATCGCTGGGATTAGCCGGATTATATTCGAGCATGTATATCAACACCGCTATTTACAACCGGAGTTAAATAATCCAGGTAATGGCTCGGTGGAGACTGAGGCCGATACCGAACCAGACACTGAACCAGATCCAGGTGCGCATATTGATATCAAGCCTGATATTAAGCCTGACATCAAGCCAAATACTAGCGGCAAGGTTAACCCTGATGTTGGTAGCAATCCTAATGTTCGGCATAATCAATTAAAATCAGCGCGATCGCCTTCTAAGCCTTCCAATCATATGCCTGAGTCTGGTCATGACGATCGCCAGGATTGA
- a CDS encoding bifunctional sterol desaturase/short chain dehydrogenase has product MGLDILDILDIGMGNTIANEIVVSWQSIAIAWSDLSFASIANIANLDYLGTLAPFTIAAIGAVLLAEVVRDVYHYLEHQQQPMPSGHALHHKIYRPDLTCISLDAYKQAQWLNDVPEALVMIGLTGVVAIAAWLVGLSAAIYWGLSFGCLYSIGFLATAIARSQGYLIETDLTHKPGDLKTLPSNWFVNRTYHWRHHFDQGNAYYCSTVTMVDKILGSSLALKGKTIAITGASGTLGRALLAQLNQQGAKLVALTTSAGAEFDPALKNLKVLSWQPGAEADLLATLQTVDILIINHGINVYGDRDPLAIEKSYQVNTFSAWRLLELFLTTVTTSKHKATKEVWVNTSEAEVNPAFSPLYELSKRTLGDLITMRRLDAPCIIRKVILGPFKSNLNPVGVMSADFVAWGVVALAQRGFRNIIVTINPITLVAFPIKEFLQSLYFRLFTKTSSNPPQPGFMSGSGSNYPDPTAHIQSRSVLK; this is encoded by the coding sequence ATGGGTTTAGACATTTTAGACATTTTAGACATAGGGATGGGAAATACGATCGCCAATGAAATCGTTGTGAGCTGGCAAAGCATCGCAATTGCCTGGTCTGATTTGAGCTTTGCATCGATCGCTAATATCGCCAATTTAGATTATTTAGGGACTCTAGCGCCATTTACGATCGCGGCAATTGGTGCGGTGTTGCTGGCTGAAGTGGTGCGCGATGTCTATCACTACCTGGAACATCAACAGCAACCGATGCCATCGGGTCATGCCCTGCACCACAAAATCTACCGCCCTGACCTGACCTGCATTAGCCTGGATGCCTATAAACAAGCCCAATGGCTCAATGATGTGCCAGAAGCCCTGGTGATGATTGGCCTCACTGGTGTGGTGGCGATCGCGGCCTGGTTAGTTGGCCTTAGCGCTGCGATCTACTGGGGGCTATCATTTGGCTGCCTCTATTCGATCGGCTTTTTGGCCACGGCGATCGCCCGATCGCAGGGTTATTTAATTGAAACTGATCTGACCCACAAACCAGGCGATCTTAAAACTTTGCCCTCCAATTGGTTTGTAAATCGCACCTACCACTGGCGGCATCACTTCGATCAGGGCAATGCCTATTATTGCAGTACGGTTACAATGGTAGATAAGATTTTGGGCAGTAGCTTGGCACTTAAAGGGAAAACGATCGCAATTACGGGCGCATCTGGCACATTGGGTCGGGCTTTGCTGGCGCAGTTGAATCAGCAGGGCGCAAAACTAGTGGCGCTAACCACTTCGGCCGGGGCGGAGTTTGATCCAGCCTTAAAAAATCTCAAGGTTCTGAGCTGGCAACCTGGTGCGGAAGCTGACCTATTGGCCACCCTGCAAACCGTAGATATCTTAATCATTAATCATGGCATCAATGTGTATGGCGATCGTGACCCACTGGCGATCGAAAAGTCCTATCAAGTAAATACTTTTTCGGCCTGGCGATTGCTGGAGTTGTTTCTTACCACCGTTACCACTTCCAAGCACAAAGCCACCAAGGAAGTCTGGGTGAACACCTCTGAAGCGGAAGTGAATCCAGCCTTTAGCCCACTCTATGAGCTATCCAAACGTACCCTGGGCGATCTGATTACGATGCGTCGCCTGGATGCTCCCTGCATCATTCGCAAGGTTATTCTGGGACCATTTAAGAGTAATTTAAACCCGGTGGGTGTGATGTCGGCGGATTTTGTGGCCTGGGGTGTGGTGGCTTTGGCTCAGCGGGGCTTCCGTAATATTATTGTCACGATCAACCCGATTACGCTGGTGGCCTTTCCGATTAAAGAGTTTTTGCAATCGCTCTATTTTCGGTTATTCACTAAAACCAGTTCTAATCCTCCACAACCAGGTTTTATGTCTGGATCTGGATCTAATTATCCTGATCCCACTGCCCATATTCAATCCAGGTCTGTGCTGAAATAA
- a CDS encoding 3'(2'),5'-bisphosphate nucleotidase CysQ family protein, translating into MRYEYHEYQQVQQLVRQAGQKAKQLRQEKFEISEKEPGDYVTSIDLELDRLLSASFSDWFPHDCIITEENADSYQIWQQQEQQANNSRCWFIDPIDGTNDFVRGDRHYAVMVGLMEHGLPVMGWVYAPESDRLFFGGKAIGGVYVQDGDAEPIKLDLRTPEAQFCKIIISHKDKRRYGNAVLQAIPTAEFYNLGSFGLKVADVLLGKACLYIYLNRRVKLWDTVGPLAMAMAAGLVCCDLDGQAIGFASEHLNPGSLVHNQVILVGWAEHMDTFRQKLNRSLDLQF; encoded by the coding sequence ATGCGCTACGAATATCACGAATATCAGCAAGTGCAGCAATTAGTTCGGCAAGCCGGCCAAAAAGCTAAACAACTGCGCCAGGAAAAGTTTGAAATTTCCGAAAAAGAACCCGGTGATTATGTCACCAGTATCGATCTCGAACTCGATCGCCTCTTGTCTGCCAGCTTTAGTGATTGGTTCCCCCATGATTGCATCATTACCGAAGAGAATGCTGATTCATATCAGATCTGGCAACAGCAGGAACAGCAGGCCAACAATTCACGCTGCTGGTTCATTGACCCGATCGATGGCACCAACGATTTTGTACGGGGCGATCGGCATTATGCGGTGATGGTGGGGTTGATGGAGCATGGCTTGCCAGTCATGGGTTGGGTCTATGCCCCAGAGAGCGATCGCTTATTTTTTGGCGGTAAGGCGATCGGTGGGGTCTATGTCCAGGATGGTGATGCAGAACCAATTAAGCTGGATTTACGGACTCCAGAGGCGCAGTTTTGCAAGATAATTATTAGCCATAAAGATAAACGCCGTTATGGTAATGCAGTGCTGCAGGCGATCCCCACGGCGGAGTTTTATAACCTGGGTAGCTTTGGCTTGAAGGTGGCTGATGTGTTGCTGGGTAAGGCTTGTTTGTATATTTATTTAAATCGACGGGTGAAGCTGTGGGATACAGTCGGGCCATTGGCAATGGCGATGGCGGCGGGTTTGGTCTGTTGCGATCTCGATGGCCAGGCGATCGGCTTTGCCTCTGAGCATCTCAATCCAGGCAGTCTGGTGCATAACCAGGTGATTCTGGTGGGTTGGGCAGAACATATGGACACATTTCGCCAAAAGTTAAACCGAAGCCTAGATCTCCAATTCTGA